GGCCATCCTCTAGCTCTTTAGGACCTTCCCCTTCATTAATAGATGCTAAATAAGGGTACTCGATAGTCCCATCGGTTCCGGCCACAGGCGCAACCCCTTGAGCAACCTTTACTCTCGCGTTGGCATACTTCGCGGGTAAGGTGCATATGTCCCGAACTACATCATCAAGAATTCCATACTTCACATTGCTTGCTTGCAATGCTTTATATACATCTGTTTCCAAGATGACGATTTCATCGATATCTTGTTCGTCTACACGTAGAAGTACTTCAGCCTCCAATTTATCAGCGGAAACTTTTACGTCTATTTTATATTTCCCGATCCCTTCCATCATTCTACCCCTCTCAAGCTTGGGTAATGGCCCCTCACATCAATTGCGATTTCCATCTGGACAACGCAGAGCGAAGTCGGAAAAGAGCTTTGGAGTGCAACTGGGATATTCTTGAAGGTGACAAGCTCATGATTTCCGCAATTTCTGATAAGGTCATTTCTTCAAAATAAAACAAGGAGATAACCAGTCGTTCCTTTTCAGGCAACTTATCGATGACCGTTACAAGAACCTCTTTTAAGCTGGATACTTCCGCCACGTTATCAGGGCGAGGTGTGAGCTCGTCGATGATATACGAATGTCTTGCTGTTTTTTGTTCATCTTCATCCCCTACTGCCTCATCGATAGAAACCATGCTGGCAAGAGAGGTTTCCAAGAAAACCTGTTGAAGCTCCTTTTTGCTTATTCCCAGATAATCAGACACTTCTTGATCGGTTGGCATTCGCAGCATTTGCTGTTCCAAGGTGGTGTATGCTTCTTCGATTTTTTTGGCCTTGTCCCGAACAGTACGAGGGATCCAGTCGTTCTCGCGTAGTCCATCGATCATTGCACCACGAATCCTCCACATGGCGTACGTCTCAAATTGGAGACCCCGGGTATGATCGAATTTAGCCAAAGCGTCCAATAGCCCAAAGCGCCCATAACTAATCAAGTCATCCTTGTCCACATTGGCTGGCAGATTAATTGCCAACCGATTTGCCACCTTATCTACCAGTGGCAAAAAACGCGTGATCAAGTCAACCTCGGCCTCCCGACTTCCCTCTTGCTTCCACATGACCCATTTATCGAACTCTTTTGCTTTTTCTTGACTGGTTAGCCGTGCCACGAATAGTCACCAACCTTTACTCATCTGATAAGCGCCTAACGACCTCTGCAACGGTGGCTGGATCCTCAGTAGGATGAATCCTTTCCATCTTGTCGATTGAGGTTGGTGCAAATGTTTCATCTTCCTGTTCCAATTGTTGTCCAATTTCCAGAACAACCCCACCTTCTGCTAGAGGAGAGCTTGTCCCCTCTAGCGAATCCGTAACCATTGGTGGAGTAGATGCCTGTATGAACGTTGCGAGCAGCCAACGAATTGGAAATGCAGCGAGGAAAAATAGGACAAATGCAATACCTGCCCTCTCCAGAGATACGAGCCAGACATTACTAGCCACAGCCGTACCCAGCGTTACAAGAAATGCGAGCATCCCTAATCCAAAATTAATCCAAATGGTTCCTAACATTTGTTATACTTCCTTCACACCTTGATTTACGGTCCTGATTTGAAGAATGCCGTTTGTGGCATCTAACTCTATTGTCCGACCGCAGTTTCCCCCTGTATCTTCTGCCACGATCTTTATATGAGCATCCTTCAATGCAAGTTTGCACGCCTCTACATTCCGAGGCCCAATCCGCATGGTGTCATTATTCCCTAAAAATGCGAACATTTGTGCGCCACCAGCCAATTTCGCAACTGTGTGTCTGGTCTCCGCACCAGCCTTCACCATCAACTGAATCAGATGAGGGATTGCTGTATCCGCATATTTGCCTATCGTTAACTCCCCGCCTTTAGCCAAAGACGATTCAGGGAGCATAACATGTGCCATCCCTGCAATTTTATGGATATGATCGTAGAGCACTACCCCTACGCAAGAACCTAAACCGGTAGTACGTAGCTTGCTCGGCGGCTTTGCCACACCGAGATCAGCCATCCCTATCTTAATAATCTCCATCGAACGGAACCCCTAATGAACGAAATAGTATTGGGAGCGATTCAGGATCAGGAATTAAGAAAAAGTTCCCTTTTACTTGATCATTGCCTTCGAAAAAAGCGGTGTCAATCGTGAGGGCAAAGTCACCCGCTTGACCCAACGCTATTAATCCGTAACTTAGAATAGCTCCAGCCATATCCACAGCGAGTGCAGGTACGGACGGCTGTAAATTTAAGCGTGTAAAATCAGCTAACGATGATAAATAAGAACCTGTTAAGATGTTGCCAATCTCATGCAGCGCCGAGATCTCCAACTCTTCCCACTCGTACACATCTTTATTAATTCCTGTAATTTGTTCGAGCAGGTGCTTGGCAGACTCCAGATCAAGGATAAAAAACATGTTACCTGGACAATCGCCTTCAACCCGGAGGAAGACGGTCACTACTACAGTTTCCGCTCCTCCTACAAAATCTGCCACTTCGTCGAAGGAGATAATCTTGACTTGTGGAACTTTCATATCGATTTCTTTTTGTATGAGCTTGGAGAGAGCAGTGGCAGCGTGACCAGCACCGATGTTCCCGATTTCCCGTAAAACGTCAAATTGGAAATCCCCAAACTTCGTAAAATCGCCCATTTTACTTACCCCTCAATTGCGTCCAACTGCTTGATTTCCTCAGTACTCAATACTTTATCGAGGTTTAAGAGGATTAACAGTCGTTTATCCAGCTTAGCGACGCCTCGCAAATAAGCAGCTTCCACACCACCAACAACCTCTGGAGGCGG
The window above is part of the Brevibacillus brevis NBRC 100599 genome. Proteins encoded here:
- a CDS encoding FliA/WhiG family RNA polymerase sigma factor, coding for MARLTSQEKAKEFDKWVMWKQEGSREAEVDLITRFLPLVDKVANRLAINLPANVDKDDLISYGRFGLLDALAKFDHTRGLQFETYAMWRIRGAMIDGLRENDWIPRTVRDKAKKIEEAYTTLEQQMLRMPTDQEVSDYLGISKKELQQVFLETSLASMVSIDEAVGDEDEQKTARHSYIIDELTPRPDNVAEVSSLKEVLVTVIDKLPEKERLVISLFYFEEMTLSEIAEIMSLSPSRISQLHSKALFRLRSALSRWKSQLM
- a CDS encoding chemotaxis protein CheD, translating into MEIIKIGMADLGVAKPPSKLRTTGLGSCVGVVLYDHIHKIAGMAHVMLPESSLAKGGELTIGKYADTAIPHLIQLMVKAGAETRHTVAKLAGGAQMFAFLGNNDTMRIGPRNVEACKLALKDAHIKIVAEDTGGNCGRTIELDATNGILQIRTVNQGVKEV
- a CDS encoding chemotaxis protein CheC, with product MGDFTKFGDFQFDVLREIGNIGAGHAATALSKLIQKEIDMKVPQVKIISFDEVADFVGGAETVVVTVFLRVEGDCPGNMFFILDLESAKHLLEQITGINKDVYEWEELEISALHEIGNILTGSYLSSLADFTRLNLQPSVPALAVDMAGAILSYGLIALGQAGDFALTIDTAFFEGNDQVKGNFFLIPDPESLPILFRSLGVPFDGDY